The Ciona intestinalis unplaced genomic scaffold, KH HT000018.2, whole genome shotgun sequence genome contains a region encoding:
- the LOC100176505 gene encoding GRAM domain-containing protein 1B isoform X3, with the protein MSLSPPNRLLLVKKAADFFQNWTLRSNSSQPKVCSPELEEVKLSGGSPEVPETLEEREGEERNQSGVPPQPSSGGLNLLLDDNECDVGARDVTELHNAAKEDQDDVICQSNNNTKDTISTSLNRKDSSSIADESASTQQQEDSVISPTETSLHSTDTEQKLSTNNISTSSTRQMQNSDPTSISVTYKPSAGTLFLPLEHTPPTLTSFSKSPGSGSHKSNPRKKKRSASWYNVLNPSYKQKNVDFHKFFKKLPETERLLVDHSCALMKDILVQGRMYVSQNYVCFHSNILKWQTAVMLSFKDIVSLTKEKTVKLFPNAIQFQIKGRVKHTFTSFTSRDRAYHQIFRLWQNALLDKPMTPHELWGVVRNQYGSDLGCSSDDDYVRPNGVFDYRGVADFATPTEEIYKFGTTNKIQRNKYSQPRHTNNDVTDGRQMTSEADNLVSISDRSSEGDKSLSGCSLDDGDVVDQIDDDSGPAEFGLPDFNRTYLVREYECSAAELFNIIYGDTCPFWKLYLEKRQTFDITITKWKDGEAENQGYKVRSLNYNLTLNNPLGPKSSNVDEVQVCYKHEPCRYYTVDCTAHTHGVPYSDYFSTVMRYQIRKLGKSTCELRVSAQLVFNKTPWGLVKNFIEKNCYSGIEENFQMLEPELDSYVLQLNEKRKQTSESPVREYARQRISISSSGGRRRQSNKSSLESSPTIADTSIRNGDVTRDPYDVGKGDVIGAPTTTSPAAPEWDVNNNNHGKINREINGKKNGRFFKVVMTFVFAVLLLSNYSLYSRLNSLEQSNSIRVFDDVTTLHTKLIDGE; encoded by the exons ATGTCTCTGTCCCCACCAAACCGACTGTTATTGGTCAAGAAGGCAGCTGACTTTTTCCAGAATTGGACTTTACGCAGTAACTCTTCACAACCGAAAGTGTGTTCGCCTGAGCTCGAAGAAGTGAAGTTGAGTGGGGGAAG TCCTGAAGTTCCGGAAACACTTGAAGAAAGAGAGGGCGAAGAACGGAACCAATCAGGCGTGCCTCCTCAACCTAG TTCAGGTGGTTTGAACCTGCTCTTGGATGACAATGAATGTGACGTAGGTgcacgtgacgtcacagaactCCATAACGCAGCAAAAGAAGATCAAGATGACGTCATTTGCCAATCAAATAAC AATACAAAAGACACGATCAGTACATCACTAAATAGAAAAGATTCTTCATCAATTG CCGACGAATCAGCGTCTACACAACAACAAGAGGATTCTGTTATTTCCCCAACCGAGACTTCCCTTCATTCAACAGACACTGAACAAAAATTgtcaacaaacaacatttctACGTCTTCAACACGACAGATGCAG AATTCTGACCCAACAAGCATCAGTGTGACGTACAAACCTTCTGCTGGTACGCTTTTTCTTCCGCTTGAACACACTCCTCCTACGCTGACATCTTTCAGCAAGAGTCCGGGATCTGGTTCTCATAAGTCGAACCCAAGgaaaaaaaag CGATCCGCATCGTGGTACAAc GTTCTTAATCCATCATACAAACAGAAGAATGTGGATTTCCATAAATTCTTCAAGAAACTCCCAGAAACTGAACGACTATTAGTAG ATCACAGTTGCGCATTAATGAAAGACATCTTGGTACAAGGTAGGATGTATGTCTCGCAGAACTACGTATGCTTCCATTCCAATATACTAAAGTGGCAAACTGCG GTTATGCTGAGTTTCAAAGACATCGTGAGCCTGACAAAAGAGAAAACTGTCAAACTATTTCCAAACGCAAttcaatttcaaataaaaggGAGGGTAAAACACACATTCACCAGCTTTACCTCACGTGACCGAGCGTACCACCAGATTTTTCGACTGTGGCAAAACGCATTGTTGGATAAG CCAATGACACCACATGAATTATGGGGGGTTGTACGAAATCAATATGGTAGCGACCTTGGGTGTAGTTCAGATGACGATTATGTGAGACCGAACGGTGTATTTGATTACCGAGGTGTTG CAGATTTCGCGACGCCGACGGAAGAGATTTATAAATTCGgtacaacaaacaaaatacaacgAAACAAATACTCCCAG CCGCGTCATAccaataatgacgtcacagatggTAGACAAATGACGTCAGAAGCCGATAACCTAGTTTCGATCAGTGATCGTTCGTCGGAAGGTGATAAATCGCTATCTGGG tgtTCTCTTGATGATGGTGACGTCGTAGATCAAATAGATGACGACAGTG gaCCAGCAGAATTTGGGTTACCCGATTTTAATCGAACGTACCTCGTGCGCGAATACGAATGCTCGGCAGCTGAGTTGTTCAACATTATATACGGTGACACTTGTCCGTTCTGGAAGCTTTACCTCGAAAAACGACAGACTTTTG ATATCACAATAACAAAATGGAAGGACGGAGAAGCAGAAAATCAAGGTTATAAAGTTCGGTCGCTTAATTACAATCTAACCTTGAACAATCCACTTGGACCGAAGTCTTCCAATGTAGACGAAGTtcag GTTTGTTACAAGCATGAACCGTGTCGTTATTACACAGTAGATTGCACGGCCCATACTCACGGTGTGCCATACAGTGATTACTTTAGCACTGTGATGAGATACCAGATCAGAAAATTAGGAAAATCGACATGTGAACTGAG AGTTTCAGCGCAGTTggtatttaacaaaacaccTTGGGGTTTGGTCAAAAACTTTATTGAGAAGAACTGTTACAGCGGTATTGAAGAAAACTTTCAAATGCTCG AACCCGAGCTCGATTCCTACGTTCTTCAGTTAAAtgaaaaacgaaaacaaactTCGGAATCTCCGGTTCGTGAATATGCACGCCAGCGCATCTCTATCTCCTCTAGCGGTGGACGGAGACGTCAATCAAACAAATCTTCTTTAGAAAGTTCACCAACGATAGCAGATACGA GTATACGTAATGGTGACGTAACACGCGACCCCTATGACGTCGGAAAAGGTGACGTCATCGGTGCTCCAACGACCACGTCACCCGCTGCCCCAGAGTGGGACGTCAACAACAATAATcatggaaaaataaataggGAAATAAATGGGAAGAAGAACGGAAGGTTTTTCAAAGTTGTGATGACGTTTGT GTTTGCTGTTTTGTTGCTAAGCAACTATTCACTGTACAGCCGCTTAAATTCTCTCGAACAAAGTAATTCAATACGCgtgtttgatgacgtcacgacgCTTCATACAAA
- the LOC100176505 gene encoding GRAM domain-containing protein 1B isoform X6 — MEITVEVNRRPEVPETLEEREGEERNQSGVPPQPSSGGLNLLLDDNECDVGARDVTELHNAAKEDQDDVICQSNNNTKDTISTSLNRKDSSSIADESASTQQQEDSVISPTETSLHSTDTEQKLSTNNISTSSTRQMQNSDPTSISVTYKPSAGTLFLPLEHTPPTLTSFSKSPGSGSHKSNPRKKKRSASWYNVLNPSYKQKNVDFHKFFKKLPETERLLVDHSCALMKDILVQGRMYVSQNYVCFHSNILKWQTAVMLSFKDIVSLTKEKTVKLFPNAIQFQIKGRVKHTFTSFTSRDRAYHQIFRLWQNALLDKPMTPHELWGVVRNQYGSDLGCSSDDDYVRPNGVFDYRGVADFATPTEEIYKFGTTNKIQRNKYSQPRHTNNDVTDGRQMTSEADNLVSISDRSSEGDKSLSGCSLDDGDVVDQIDDDSGPAEFGLPDFNRTYLVREYECSAAELFNIIYGDTCPFWKLYLEKRQTFDITITKWKDGEAENQGYKVRSLNYNLTLNNPLGPKSSNVDEVQVCYKHEPCRYYTVDCTAHTHGVPYSDYFSTVMRYQIRKLGKSTCELRVSAQLVFNKTPWGLVKNFIEKNCYSGIEENFQMLEPELDSYVLQLNEKRKQTSESPVREYARQRISISSSGGRRRQSNKSSLESSPTIADTSIRNGDVTRDPYDVGKGDVIGAPTTTSPAAPEWDVNNNNHGKINREINGKKNGRFFKVVMTFVFAVLLLSNYSLYSRLNSLEQSNSIRVFDDVTTLHTKLIDGE, encoded by the exons ATGGAGATCACTGTGGAAGTAAACAGACG TCCTGAAGTTCCGGAAACACTTGAAGAAAGAGAGGGCGAAGAACGGAACCAATCAGGCGTGCCTCCTCAACCTAG TTCAGGTGGTTTGAACCTGCTCTTGGATGACAATGAATGTGACGTAGGTgcacgtgacgtcacagaactCCATAACGCAGCAAAAGAAGATCAAGATGACGTCATTTGCCAATCAAATAAC AATACAAAAGACACGATCAGTACATCACTAAATAGAAAAGATTCTTCATCAATTG CCGACGAATCAGCGTCTACACAACAACAAGAGGATTCTGTTATTTCCCCAACCGAGACTTCCCTTCATTCAACAGACACTGAACAAAAATTgtcaacaaacaacatttctACGTCTTCAACACGACAGATGCAG AATTCTGACCCAACAAGCATCAGTGTGACGTACAAACCTTCTGCTGGTACGCTTTTTCTTCCGCTTGAACACACTCCTCCTACGCTGACATCTTTCAGCAAGAGTCCGGGATCTGGTTCTCATAAGTCGAACCCAAGgaaaaaaaag CGATCCGCATCGTGGTACAAc GTTCTTAATCCATCATACAAACAGAAGAATGTGGATTTCCATAAATTCTTCAAGAAACTCCCAGAAACTGAACGACTATTAGTAG ATCACAGTTGCGCATTAATGAAAGACATCTTGGTACAAGGTAGGATGTATGTCTCGCAGAACTACGTATGCTTCCATTCCAATATACTAAAGTGGCAAACTGCG GTTATGCTGAGTTTCAAAGACATCGTGAGCCTGACAAAAGAGAAAACTGTCAAACTATTTCCAAACGCAAttcaatttcaaataaaaggGAGGGTAAAACACACATTCACCAGCTTTACCTCACGTGACCGAGCGTACCACCAGATTTTTCGACTGTGGCAAAACGCATTGTTGGATAAG CCAATGACACCACATGAATTATGGGGGGTTGTACGAAATCAATATGGTAGCGACCTTGGGTGTAGTTCAGATGACGATTATGTGAGACCGAACGGTGTATTTGATTACCGAGGTGTTG CAGATTTCGCGACGCCGACGGAAGAGATTTATAAATTCGgtacaacaaacaaaatacaacgAAACAAATACTCCCAG CCGCGTCATAccaataatgacgtcacagatggTAGACAAATGACGTCAGAAGCCGATAACCTAGTTTCGATCAGTGATCGTTCGTCGGAAGGTGATAAATCGCTATCTGGG tgtTCTCTTGATGATGGTGACGTCGTAGATCAAATAGATGACGACAGTG gaCCAGCAGAATTTGGGTTACCCGATTTTAATCGAACGTACCTCGTGCGCGAATACGAATGCTCGGCAGCTGAGTTGTTCAACATTATATACGGTGACACTTGTCCGTTCTGGAAGCTTTACCTCGAAAAACGACAGACTTTTG ATATCACAATAACAAAATGGAAGGACGGAGAAGCAGAAAATCAAGGTTATAAAGTTCGGTCGCTTAATTACAATCTAACCTTGAACAATCCACTTGGACCGAAGTCTTCCAATGTAGACGAAGTtcag GTTTGTTACAAGCATGAACCGTGTCGTTATTACACAGTAGATTGCACGGCCCATACTCACGGTGTGCCATACAGTGATTACTTTAGCACTGTGATGAGATACCAGATCAGAAAATTAGGAAAATCGACATGTGAACTGAG AGTTTCAGCGCAGTTggtatttaacaaaacaccTTGGGGTTTGGTCAAAAACTTTATTGAGAAGAACTGTTACAGCGGTATTGAAGAAAACTTTCAAATGCTCG AACCCGAGCTCGATTCCTACGTTCTTCAGTTAAAtgaaaaacgaaaacaaactTCGGAATCTCCGGTTCGTGAATATGCACGCCAGCGCATCTCTATCTCCTCTAGCGGTGGACGGAGACGTCAATCAAACAAATCTTCTTTAGAAAGTTCACCAACGATAGCAGATACGA GTATACGTAATGGTGACGTAACACGCGACCCCTATGACGTCGGAAAAGGTGACGTCATCGGTGCTCCAACGACCACGTCACCCGCTGCCCCAGAGTGGGACGTCAACAACAATAATcatggaaaaataaataggGAAATAAATGGGAAGAAGAACGGAAGGTTTTTCAAAGTTGTGATGACGTTTGT GTTTGCTGTTTTGTTGCTAAGCAACTATTCACTGTACAGCCGCTTAAATTCTCTCGAACAAAGTAATTCAATACGCgtgtttgatgacgtcacgacgCTTCATACAAA